In a genomic window of Glaciimonas sp. PCH181:
- a CDS encoding bifunctional UDP-4-keto-pentose/UDP-xylose synthase has product MKKVLILGVNGFIGHHLSKRILDTTDWHVYGMDMMTDRIRDLLDNEEYKSRMHFFEGDITINKEWVEYHVKKCDVILPLVAIATPSTYVKKPLRVFELDFEANLPIVRSAAKYGKHLVFPSTSEVYGMCHDEEFDPEESELICGPINKPRWIYSCAKQLMDRVIWGYGMEDGLNFTLFRPFNWIGAGLDSIHTPKEGSSRVVTQFFGHIVRGENISLVDGGQQKRAFTYIDDGIDALIKIIANKDGVASGKIYNIGNPVNNYSIRDLAEMMLKLAAEYPEYAESAKNVKIIETTSAAYYGNGYQDVQNRVPKITNTCDELNWQPTINMADTLRNIFDAYRGQVAEARALMD; this is encoded by the coding sequence ATGAAAAAAGTCCTTATTCTCGGCGTTAACGGCTTCATCGGCCACCATCTTTCCAAGCGCATTCTGGATACTACCGACTGGCACGTCTACGGTATGGATATGATGACCGACCGCATCCGTGACCTGCTCGACAACGAAGAGTACAAATCGCGCATGCACTTCTTTGAAGGCGACATCACGATTAACAAAGAATGGGTTGAGTATCACGTCAAGAAATGCGATGTAATTCTGCCACTGGTCGCCATTGCAACGCCATCGACCTACGTCAAAAAGCCTTTGCGCGTGTTCGAACTGGATTTTGAAGCCAATCTACCGATCGTTCGTTCTGCTGCAAAATACGGCAAACATTTGGTATTTCCATCAACTTCCGAAGTCTATGGCATGTGCCACGATGAAGAATTCGATCCGGAAGAATCCGAATTAATCTGCGGCCCAATCAATAAACCACGCTGGATTTATTCTTGCGCGAAGCAGTTGATGGATCGTGTGATTTGGGGCTATGGCATGGAAGATGGCCTAAACTTCACCCTATTCCGCCCGTTTAACTGGATTGGTGCTGGCCTGGATTCGATCCATACGCCAAAAGAAGGTAGCTCACGCGTAGTTACACAATTCTTCGGTCACATCGTTCGTGGTGAAAACATCTCGCTGGTAGACGGTGGTCAGCAAAAACGTGCATTTACGTATATCGACGACGGTATTGATGCACTGATCAAGATTATCGCCAACAAAGATGGCGTCGCCAGCGGCAAAATATACAACATCGGCAACCCGGTTAACAACTACTCTATTCGGGATCTAGCTGAAATGATGTTGAAATTGGCTGCTGAATATCCTGAATACGCGGAGTCGGCCAAGAATGTGAAAATCATCGAAACGACTTCGGCAGCGTACTATGGCAACGGCTATCAGGACGTTCAAAATCGCGTACCAAAAATCACCAATACTTGCGACGAACTGAACTGGCAGCCAACAATCAACATGGCTGACACGTTACGCAATATTTTTGATGCCTATCGCGGTCAAGTCGCCGAAGCCCGCGCTTTGATGGATTAA
- a CDS encoding formyltransferase: MKAVVFAYHNVGVRCLKVLLARGVDIALVVSHEDNPQETIWFDSVAAICREHGIPVVTPSNPDNPELLAQITALQPDFIFSFYYRHMLPVTLLSLAKHGAYNMHGSLLPKYRGRVPINWAVLYGETETGATLHEMTAKPDAGFIVAQTAVPILPDDTAHEVFGKVVVAAEQTLWNALPAMLSGKPTKLPNDLSQGSYFGGRKPEDGKIDWQQTAQAVYNLYRAVAPPYPGAWTVVGDTTFVIENARLSTIVTPNLPLGLAVEDNCIFGVCGDGRALLIKSLTADGKTVTAEMLQATLQRNAGQTPQ; the protein is encoded by the coding sequence ATGAAAGCGGTGGTTTTTGCGTATCACAACGTTGGCGTCCGCTGCCTGAAGGTTTTGCTGGCACGCGGCGTCGATATCGCATTGGTCGTCAGCCATGAAGATAACCCGCAAGAAACTATCTGGTTCGATTCAGTTGCAGCAATATGTCGTGAACATGGTATTCCGGTGGTAACGCCGTCAAACCCGGATAATCCAGAGTTACTTGCGCAAATCACAGCATTGCAGCCAGACTTTATTTTCAGTTTCTATTACCGCCATATGTTGCCGGTGACGTTGTTGAGTTTAGCGAAACATGGCGCTTACAACATGCATGGCTCGTTGCTGCCGAAATATCGCGGCCGCGTCCCGATTAATTGGGCAGTCTTATACGGCGAGACTGAGACTGGCGCGACATTGCATGAAATGACGGCCAAGCCCGACGCTGGCTTTATCGTCGCGCAAACGGCGGTGCCCATTTTACCGGACGATACTGCGCATGAAGTCTTCGGCAAAGTTGTCGTTGCGGCAGAGCAAACGTTATGGAATGCGCTGCCAGCAATGTTGTCAGGCAAACCAACTAAGCTGCCGAATGATTTGTCGCAAGGCAGTTATTTCGGTGGGCGTAAGCCAGAAGATGGCAAAATCGACTGGCAACAAACGGCGCAAGCCGTGTACAACCTGTATCGCGCAGTTGCACCGCCCTATCCGGGTGCATGGACGGTCGTCGGCGACACCACTTTTGTTATAGAAAATGCACGTTTATCGACTATCGTTACGCCAAATTTGCCACTAGGCTTGGCGGTAGAGGATAATTGCATTTTTGGCGTATGCGGCGATGGTCGTGCGCTGTTAATCAAAAGTCTGACCGCCGATGGAAAAACAGTAACGGCAGAAATGCTGCAAGCGACGCTTCAGAGAAATGCCGGGCAAACGCCTCAGTAA
- a CDS encoding PhoH family protein: MPLPKLPTKPAALLSVQDYPKAEAGKTVKPRIAIVEPVARTARPASTVSAPKLTTAPQARSKPVEARVVESRKTDKAPSDNPRSVKDKTVKSTDRPKSSTSRAADKSGVTKLFVLDTNVLMHDPSSLFRFEEHDIYLPMVTLEELDNHKKGMSEVARNARQVSRSLDALVGDVVDAQIDHGIPLAKLGNKDAKGRLFFQTKLQNGTLPEGLPVGKADNQILGVVRALETETPGRPVVLVSKDINMRIKARAMGLPAEDYFNDHVLEDTDLLYSGIQQLPDDFWIKHGKGIESWQENKLGTGYTFYRLSGPLVPSLLVNQFVFIEPKNGEPAFYGQVTQINGKTAVLQTLRDYAHTKNSVWGVTARNREQNFALNLLMNPECDFVTLLGQAGTGKTLLALAAGLAQVLETKTYNEIIVTRVTVPVGEDIGFLPGTEEEKMGPWMGAFDDNLEVLNKSDSDAGEWGRAATQDLIRSRIKIKSLNFMRGRTFVNKFLIIDEAQNLTPKQIKTLVTRAGPGTKIICLGNIAQIDTPYLTEGSSGLTYVVDRFKGWSHSGHVTLARGERSRLADHASEVL, from the coding sequence ATGCCCCTACCAAAACTACCGACCAAACCCGCTGCCCTACTTTCCGTCCAGGATTATCCAAAAGCGGAAGCTGGCAAAACCGTCAAACCCCGCATTGCCATCGTTGAACCAGTTGCGCGCACCGCGCGACCTGCAAGCACCGTGAGTGCACCGAAGCTGACAACAGCCCCTCAAGCACGCAGCAAACCAGTAGAAGCACGCGTCGTTGAGAGCCGTAAAACCGATAAAGCGCCATCCGATAACCCGCGTTCAGTCAAAGACAAAACTGTTAAATCGACAGATCGCCCTAAATCCAGCACCAGCCGTGCCGCCGACAAATCCGGCGTCACTAAACTGTTCGTACTCGATACAAATGTTTTGATGCATGATCCAAGCTCGCTGTTCCGCTTTGAAGAACACGACATTTACTTGCCGATGGTGACGCTGGAAGAACTCGATAACCATAAAAAAGGGATGTCCGAGGTTGCACGTAATGCCCGTCAGGTATCGCGTTCATTGGATGCCTTGGTGGGTGATGTGGTCGATGCACAGATCGACCACGGCATTCCGCTGGCAAAACTAGGGAACAAAGACGCCAAAGGTCGCTTGTTCTTCCAGACCAAACTGCAAAATGGCACGTTGCCTGAGGGCTTGCCGGTCGGCAAAGCAGATAATCAGATTCTGGGCGTAGTACGTGCGCTGGAAACCGAAACACCTGGCCGTCCGGTTGTGCTCGTGTCTAAAGACATTAATATGCGCATCAAGGCCCGTGCAATGGGTCTGCCGGCAGAAGATTATTTCAATGACCATGTGCTGGAAGATACCGATTTGCTGTATTCAGGCATACAGCAATTACCGGATGATTTCTGGATTAAGCATGGCAAAGGAATCGAATCCTGGCAAGAAAACAAGCTTGGCACCGGCTATACTTTTTATCGTCTGAGCGGCCCATTGGTGCCATCACTTCTGGTCAATCAGTTCGTTTTCATTGAACCGAAAAACGGCGAACCAGCATTCTACGGACAAGTTACACAAATCAACGGCAAGACAGCGGTATTGCAAACGCTGCGCGACTATGCGCATACCAAAAATAGTGTGTGGGGCGTTACAGCCCGAAATCGTGAGCAAAATTTTGCACTGAATTTATTGATGAATCCTGAGTGCGACTTCGTCACGTTGCTGGGCCAGGCCGGTACGGGTAAAACCTTGCTAGCCTTGGCAGCAGGGCTGGCGCAAGTGCTGGAAACCAAAACGTATAACGAAATCATCGTGACGCGTGTCACCGTGCCAGTTGGCGAGGATATTGGTTTCTTGCCGGGCACGGAAGAAGAGAAAATGGGTCCATGGATGGGAGCCTTCGACGACAATCTCGAAGTTCTCAATAAGTCGGATTCTGATGCGGGTGAATGGGGTCGTGCAGCGACACAAGACTTGATTCGCTCACGCATCAAAATCAAATCCCTTAACTTCATGCGTGGTCGCACTTTCGTTAACAAGTTCTTGATCATTGATGAGGCGCAAAATTTGACGCCAAAGCAAATCAAAACCTTGGTGACACGCGCCGGTCCAGGTACAAAAATTATTTGTCTGGGTAACATTGCGCAGATCGATACGCCATATCTGACTGAGGGCTCAAGCGGCCTGACGTATGTCGTCGATCGATTCAAAGGCTGGTCGCACAGCGGACATGTAACGTTGGCTCGCGGCGAAAGATCGCGTCTGGCAGATCATGCGAGTGAAGTGTTGTAA
- a CDS encoding polysaccharide deacetylase family protein has translation MPLLTLKIDADTYRGTREGVPNLVRLLTKYQARATFLFSLGPDHTGWALKQVFRPGFFKKVSRTSVVEHYGLKTLMYGVLLPAPDIGKTCASYMQAVRAAGFECGIHTWDHRVWQDHVRQRDAVWTQATMQRAFDRFKLIFGTAPKTHGAAGWQMNPHAFQQLEAFNIAYSSDGRAMLTESGALADQHAGPHRLSVEGATLPCIQLPTTLPTLDELLGRTIDGVELNITNIGAHILKLTASPRDHVFTLHAELEGQKLAPIFEQLLQGWRKQGYDLVAMDDYYRQVKDQDLPTLPLRWAELPGRSGDMIMQPSE, from the coding sequence TTGCCTCTACTTACCTTAAAAATCGATGCTGACACCTATCGTGGTACACGCGAAGGCGTCCCGAATCTGGTGCGTTTGCTGACCAAATATCAAGCACGTGCGACGTTTCTGTTTTCACTTGGCCCGGACCATACGGGCTGGGCCTTGAAGCAGGTATTTCGGCCTGGGTTTTTCAAAAAAGTATCGCGTACATCGGTAGTTGAACATTACGGATTGAAAACGCTGATGTATGGCGTTTTATTGCCCGCGCCGGATATCGGCAAAACCTGCGCAAGCTATATGCAGGCAGTGCGCGCAGCAGGCTTCGAATGCGGCATCCACACCTGGGATCATCGCGTCTGGCAAGACCACGTAAGACAACGCGATGCTGTGTGGACGCAAGCCACCATGCAACGGGCATTTGATCGATTCAAGCTTATCTTCGGGACCGCACCAAAAACCCACGGCGCAGCGGGATGGCAAATGAATCCGCATGCATTCCAGCAACTTGAAGCGTTTAATATTGCTTACTCGTCGGATGGTCGTGCGATGCTGACGGAGTCAGGCGCTTTGGCCGACCAACATGCTGGTCCGCATCGATTAAGCGTAGAAGGCGCAACATTGCCCTGCATTCAGCTGCCAACCACGTTGCCGACGCTGGATGAGCTACTGGGACGTACTATAGATGGCGTCGAATTAAATATTACAAATATTGGCGCACATATACTGAAATTGACGGCGTCGCCGCGAGATCACGTATTTACATTGCATGCAGAACTTGAAGGACAAAAACTCGCCCCAATATTTGAGCAACTGTTGCAGGGATGGCGCAAGCAAGGTTACGATCTGGTGGCGATGGACGACTATTACCGGCAGGTTAAAGATCAGGATTTACCGACTTTGCCGTTGCGCTGGGCAGAATTACCGGGACGCTCCGGGGATATGATCATGCAGCCCAGCGAATAA
- a CDS encoding peroxiredoxin: MTVPDFSAAMTGDQTFTLSDFKGKNLVLYFYPKDNTPGCTTEGIQFRDLYPEFQQNNTFLFGISRDSIRSHEGFKAKLAMPFDLISDPDETLCAMFNVMKIKNMYGKQVRGVDRSTFVIDGSGTLVKEWRGVKVPGHVADVLDFVKTIN, from the coding sequence ATGACTGTGCCCGACTTTTCCGCTGCCATGACCGGCGATCAGACTTTTACCTTATCTGACTTTAAGGGCAAAAATCTGGTGCTCTATTTTTACCCAAAAGACAACACGCCGGGCTGTACGACCGAAGGCATTCAATTCCGCGACCTCTACCCCGAATTCCAGCAAAATAATACGTTTTTATTTGGGATAAGCCGTGACAGCATTCGTTCACACGAAGGTTTCAAAGCCAAGCTGGCGATGCCGTTCGACCTGATTTCAGATCCGGACGAGACCTTATGCGCTATGTTTAATGTCATGAAAATTAAAAACATGTACGGCAAGCAAGTGCGTGGCGTTGATCGCAGCACGTTTGTGATTGACGGCAGCGGCACATTGGTGAAAGAATGGCGTGGAGTAAAGGTGCCTGGCCACGTGGCAGACGTACTGGATTTTGTGAAGACTATTAATTGA